GCGACGACGAGCTCGGCCGCACCTTCCAGTAGCGCGGTCGCCGCGGTTCCGTCTTCTGTAGCTGCTCTCGTTTTGTGGCTTTTTACGCTTCAACAACAAACAGAGGCTTCTCTCGGTCTGAGAAGGCTTTTCGGGAGAGGGTATCTATGGATCTGACAACCTAGTAACGGAAAAGTTGCATGAGATAGGCTCACCTACTGGAGGGGCTACTGTAACGTGTACAGGTGTTGCTGTCTTAGGCGGTGTTGGGAGTGCGTTTGGCGGTCCAGTCAGTGTCGTAGGGGGTGCGAGTATCGTTGGCGCAGTCTGTACTGCTAGTGCTGCTGGCTGTTTCGCTGAAGATGTATTCTCCGAACAGACCGGTTGCGACGGTGTCGAATTTGAGGTGTATGTCTCGTACGAGACGAAGCCGGCAGTGTACATCGTCCCTCTGTGTGAGGGGGACCTCTTTGACGAGGATCTAGTTGACGACCTGGAAGATGTTGGCGAAAATGCCTGGAGAACAGCAACAGACATCGCTGACGACCTCGCAGACGGGATCGGAAGTCTCGCCGACGAGGGATTAGACTTAACAGGGCTGTAACGTATAACCAGTAGTTGTCTCAGGCATACAATTCTAACATATGAACCACGTTAGTGCGTTTTATTTGATGTTCTTAATATTGTCTGGATTCATGCTGGTCGTCTCCCTATCAGATTTCTCGCAATATACGTCACCATCCGATGCGATAGTATTTGCAGGATTCATAGGACTGGCAATAGTGGGTTGGTGGCGCGAAGCGAAAGGCTGAGCACAGATCTATCGATCCCATCAATCACTTTCGGAGTTTTTCGGGTGTTACAATCGCTCGGTGACTCGTAGGGTACGTTCGCACTTTCAGCTGGATCGATGCTTCGTCCACACTGGGTTCTCGTCCTACCATGTCGTCGGTCGAAGGTCGGTATTACCGCGTCGGGTCGTCTGATCAAATGACAGTTGTACACAAGGAATCCTCGTTACTACCCCAATGCGACAAATATTAATATGTGGTTATATACCCTAAATAATTAATACTATATTATCTCGCGTCGTGAATCAGTACGTGCCCCACCATCAGGACGTCGCCGACGACGCGGAGACGAAATCGACCTACGAGTGTCTCGTCTGCGGGACCATCGTGAAGGCGGAGTCGCATCCGGGCGAGTGTTCGGAGTGCGACGGCGAGTTCCAGAATCGCGCGATGTCGCTGGAGTAGCGGTCCCCACCATGTCTTCCGACACACCACCGCAGTCGACAGCCGATAGTACCGAACCCCGGGTCGAGGACTCGGAGTCGGCGCTTGCGACGGCCCGCCGTCAGCTGCGGCGGGCGGCCTCGCTGGTCGACGTCGATCCGAACGTCGTCGAACGGTTCCTCCACCCCGACGCGGTCCACGAGGTGACCGTGCCGATCGAGCGCGACGACGGGAGCGTCGAGGTGTTCCGCGGCTTCCGCGCCCAGCACGACAGCGTCCGCGGGCCGTACAAGGGCGGGATACGGTTCCATCCGGAGGTCTCCCGCGAGGAGTCCATCGGCCTCGCCATGTGGATGACCTGGAAGTGCGCGGTAATGGACATCCCCTTCGGCGGCGCGAAGGGTGGCGTCGTCGTCGACCCCAAGGAGCTGAGCGAAGACGAGCGCGAGCGCCTGACCCGACGGTTCACCGACGAGATCCGCAACGTCATCGGGCCGACGACGGACATCCCCGCGCCCGACATGGGGACCGACGCCGAGACGATGTCGTGGATGATGGACGCCTACAGCATGCAGGAGGCCGAGACTATCCCGGGCGTCGTCACCGGGAAGCCGCCGGTCATCGGCGGTAGCGAGGGCCGCGCCGAGGCGCCGGGCCGGAGCGTCGCCATCGTGACCCGTGAGGTCGCCGAATACTACGACACGCCGCTCGCCGAGGCGACCGTCGCCGTGCAGGGGTTCGGGAGCGTCGGCGCGAACGCCGCGCGGTTGCTCGACGACTGGGGCGCGACGGTCGTCGCCGTGAGCGACGTGACGGGTGCCGCCTACGACCCCGACGGCCTCGACACGCGCTCGATCCCGTCCCACGAGGAGCAACCCGAAGCCGTCGCGGCCCACGCCGACCGCACCATCCCGAACGGCGAACTGCTGGAACTCGACGTGGACGTGCTCGTTCCTGCCGCCGTCGGCAACGCCATCACCGAGGCGAACGTCTCGGAGGTCCGGGCGGACGTCGTCGTCGAGGGCGCGAACGGGCCGGTGTCGTTCGCCGCGGACGAGATACTCGCCGACCGCGGCGTGTCGGTGATTCCGGACATCCTCGCGAACGCCGGCGGCGTGACCGTCTCCTACTTCGAGTGGCTCCAGGACATCAACCGCCGATCGTGGTCCGCCGAGCGCGTCAACGAGGAACTGGAGACCGAGATGCTCGCGGCGTTCGAGGCCGTCGCCGACGAGTTCGAATCGAGCGACGGCACCTGGCGCGACGCCGCCTACGCCGTCGCGCTCTCCCGCATCGCCGAGGCACACGAGGCGCGCGGGCTCTGGCCCTGACAGTCGGTCTACGGCCTCTCGGCCAGGCCGGACGCCCTCGTCGGAGTCGCTCGCCGCGCCCGAAGCGCAACTGCATTCACGGTCGAGTCCTCAGTTACGACCGATGAACGTCAGGGAGCACGTCCCCGCGGTCTCCGGTATCCTCTCGGTCGTCGCGCTCGGACTCGTCTTCGCGGCGGCACTGCAGGCGATCCCACAGAGTTTGCTACCGCGAGCACCCGACGCGGTGCTCGAAGCGATCCCGCACGTCAACGCTATCGTGAGCGCGACGGCGATCGGAACCATCGTCGTCGGCGTCCGAGCGATCCGCAGGGGCGACGTGGCCCGCCACCGCGCGGCGATGCTGTCGACGACCGGCCTGTTCGCTCTGTTCCTCGTCGCGTATCTCTACCGGGTCGCCCTGCTGGGCCCGAGCGACTTCTCCGGCCCGCCGCTGGTCGAGGGCGTTATCTACCCCGGGATCCTCGCCGTCCATATCCTCCTCGCTATCGTCTGCGTGCCGCTCGTGATCTACGTTCTCCTGTTGGCCCTGACCCACTCGATACCAGAGTTGCGCGAGACGCGCCACCCGACCGTCGGCCGCATCGCCGCGGCGCTGTGGCTGATATCCTTTACCCTCGGCGTCGTCGTCTACCTCATGCTGTACGTGTTGTTCTGAACTGCCTCACCGCTCCGACCCCGCGCTGGTTCGAACCGGGCCAGTCAGCGCGCCGGGGCCCTCGCCGAGGACGGCCAACAGCCACTCGACGGTCCGTTCGCGCGACGACGAGGAGAACAGTTCGTGGCCGCCGTCGTAGAGCACGGTGCGCTCGGCCGGGGCGTGGTCACCGATCGCGTCGACGCCGACGACCTGGTCCCGGAGCGAGCAGAAGACCACGCTGTCGTCGCGGAAGTCTGGCAGTCGCGACTGGGCGTCGGCGACGGCCCGCAGGAACGCCGGCGCGATCCGGTCGGGCCCCTCGACGCGCTGGCGTTCCGTCGCGAGGTCGCCGAGCGCTCCCTCCTCGAAGGGAACGGGAACGACCGGCCGGTCGGTGGGCAGCGCGGCGGCGACCCGTCCGAGGAGACCCTCGTCGGCCATCCCCCACCAGGGACTGAGATACACTCGTCGAGCGGGCGAGTCGAGGTGTGCGGCGACCAGTCCGCCGGTGCTGTGCGAGAGGATCCGGTCGGGCCCGGTGGCGTCGTGGTGTCGCTGGGTCGGGCGGACGTACCCCGCCTCGAAGTCGCTCCCGTGGTCCGGAATCTCGCCCACGTCGACGGTGTAGCCGGCGTCGACCAGCTCGTCGACCAGCCACCGGACGTTCTCGTGGTGGGTCCGATTGCCCCAGCCCAGGACGAAGAGGACGCGCACGTCGCCGTCGCCGAACTCGGTGAACTGCACGACCGGTGACTGGGAGCGGTAGCACAAAAAGGCGCCCCCAGCCGCGACTATCGGGCCCGGGGCCCGCCCCGTTCAGTCGTCGGTCTCGTCCACTGCGTCGGGAGCGTATTCCAGTTCCCCGGCTCCGACGAGCGCCTCGAAAGCGTTGTCCTCGGCCTCGAGCGGGAAGTCGACGCGGCCGCGCTTCCGGGCGGACTCGTAGGCGCCGAAGATGATCTCGGCGGTCTTGAGGCCGTTTTTGACGCCGAGTTCGGACTCGCGGCCCTCGGCGAGTGCGTCGACGACCTCACTGGCCGCGCGGTCGATGTACTCGCTGCCGTACTGTCGGCCCTCGGCGTGGGCGCTGTGGAGATCCTCGCCGTCCACGTCGATAGCCTCCCACGACCCCTCGCCGGCGCGGCGGATCTCCAGCATGTTGCCCGTCTCGCTGTCGATTCGGATCTCGCCGTCGGTCCCGCGGATCACGTGGGCGGCGTCGGCGAAGTCGCTCCCTTCCCCGCCGGAGATAACGCCCTGGACGCCGGTCTCGTACTCCCAGAGCGCCCAGGCCTGGTTCTCCTGATGCATGCCGAAGCGCACGTCTTCCTCGCGGTAGTCGATCTGTGCGATGACCCACTCGGGTTCGGCCTCGTCGGCGAACATCCCCGTCAGGTCGATGGTGTGGGCACCGGTGTCGTAGAGGTCGCTCCACGTGGTCTCGATCCGCTGGAGGTCGCCGATCGCCCCGTCGTCGATCAGCCGTTTCGCCTCGCGGAACGGCTTGCCGAAGCGTCGCTGTCGGTTGAACGTGAGCTGGACGTCGCGACGCCAGCAGGCCTCGGCCATCCGGCGGGCCGACCCCCAGGTGTGTGCCATCGGTTTCTCGGCGTGGATCGCCGAGACGACGCCGCTGCGGGCGCAGTCGACGACCACGTCCTCGTGGATCGCCGGCGGGACCGCGACGGTCACGACGTCGGGCTCGACGGCGTCGAGCATCGCCTCGTAGTCTTCGAAGAGGTTCCCTTCGGGGAGGTCGAACGTTCGCCCGAACGCCTCGGCGTTCTCCGGGACGATGTCCGCACAGGCGACGACCTCACAGCGGTCGTCGTTCTCGAACGATTCGGCGTGGCGGTAGCCCATCGCGAACCCCTCGACGGTCGGGTTCTCCGGGTCGGGCCCCGTTCCGACGACGGCGACGGTGTACGTCATGCACACATCCAGTGAGAACGCGCTAAAGTCGCTTTCGGTCGCTCTCCTTCGCGTATATCGACGTGTATCCCGGTAGTGAACGATTCGAACGGTTCTCGCCCGGCCACGCCACTCGCTACCGTCGACCGTTCGATTCTACCAAACGGCTTGGAAAAGATATATCACTTGCTTCTCACCAATATATAAACAGTCGAGCTATCGACATGCCAATGATAACTGTCGACGGATCAGAAATTACGTACGAGCGGCAGGCGAAGAACAGATCGGAGAGCGTCTTCGAGGCGCAACTGGTCGTCGAGTCGCGGACGGGCGAGCGGTCGGTGCGGTCGTTCGAGATCGACGTGTCGGCGCGGGACGACCTGACGGCCGAGCGGATGGAGACCGCGCTCGCCGAGTGGAAGGAGTCCCACCCCACCCTGACGGTCGACCAGGTAGTCGTCGAGGAGACGAAACGGTGCGGCTTCGGCCGCCGCGTCGGCGAGGCCGACGCAGAGGACGCCGCAGACGCGACCGCCGCGGGCGACGACTCGGGGCGGACACAGCCGCTGTACCGCGGCGGTGCGCAGTCGGTCCCGCGGTCACCCGTCGGATTCGGTGACGTGCCCGTCGAGCGCGGCGAGGAGGTCACCTTCCACGTGGCCGGCCCCGACTCCTCGGTCTACGGGACCTCCAGTGGGACCGTCACCGGCGTCAAGACCGGGACCGAGGACTACAACGTCCTGATCATCGAGACCGACTCCGGTACCAAGCGCGTCCGCGAGGACTGGGTCGTCGACGAGAGCGACGACGACGTGGAAGCCGAGGCCGACGACGCGGCCGACGACGGTGACGTCGAGAACGACGAGTCCTGAACGGCGAGCGGTCGCCGCGGGGCCGTTTCTCGCGGGTTTCGAGCGAGCACCTGGGTGCGTGAACCGAGCGAGGAGCCTCGCCCAAAAATAGACGACCGCTAGTAGCTGCGTTCCTTGGGCTCGTACTCCTTCTCGGCTTCGAGGAGCACGGGCTTGTAGTACAGCTCGGGGTTGCCGTCGTTCCAGGCGAGCATGGTGTGTTTGAGCCACTCCTCGTCCCGGCGCTCCTGATACTGCTCGCGCCAGTGGGCCCCGCGGAACTCCTCGCGTGCGAGGGCGCCGACCGCGATGGCTTCGGCGATGTCGATGATGTTGCGGGTCTCCATCGTGTGCATCAGGTCGGTGTTGTAGGTGCGCGAGGGGTCCGAGGCGGCGACGTGCTGGTAGCGCTCGCGCGCCTCGCGGATGTCGTCCAGCGCCTCTACGAGGTTGTCCTCGCGGCGGAAGACGTTGACGTTGGCCGTCATCGTCTGCTGGATGTCCTCGCGGACCTGCGCGTGGTTGACGCCCTCGTCTTCGAGGAGGCGGTCGACCCGTTCTTCCTGGCGCTGGACTTCGGCGTCGACGACCGTCCCGGCGTCGATCGCCGCGCCGTCCGCGGCGACACTCCGGTTACCGGCGTCGACGGCGCCGATCTCGACTTCCTCGGAGAGGTCGCCGGCCTCGCTCTTGGCCGAGGGACCCGTCGATATCTCGGCCTCTTTCATGTCGCCGCCCGCGGCGTGCTTGCCGGCGCGGGCGCCGAACACGAGCAGTTCGGGCAGGGCGTTGCCGCCGAGGCGGTTGGCCCCGTGCAGCGAGACGCAGGCGGTCTCGCCGGCCGCGTAGAGGCCGTCGATGCAGGTGTGGCCGTTCTCGTCGCACTCGACGCCGCCCATCTGGTAGTGCTGGCCGGGTTTGACCGGCATCGGCTCGTCGAGGCCGTCGACGCCCTCGAAGTCCTCCGCGAGGTGGAGGATGTTCTCGAGGCGGTCGAGGATACGCTCCTCACCGAGGTGACGCATGTCGAGGTGGACGTACTCGTCCTCGATACCGCGGCCCTCGTTGACCTCCGTCAGTTCGGCCCGCGAGACCACGTCGCGGGAGGCGAGTTCGCCGTCGTTGTTCGCGTAGCCGTACTCGAACATCAGCCGCTCCTCCTCGTCGTTGTAGAGGATGCCGCCCTCACCGCGGACCCCCTCGGAGATCAGAACCCCGGTAGAGGGCAGCGTCGTCGGGTGGAACTGGACGAACTCCATGTCCTCCAGCGGGACGCCCGCGCGGTAGGCCATCGCGTAGCCGTCGCCGGTGTTGGCGACGGCGTTGGTGGTGTGGTCGAACACCTGGCCGGGGCCGCCGGTGGCGAGGATGACGCCGTTGGTGGCGCGGTAGCCCTGGATCTCGCCGCTGGCGATGTCGTAGGCGACGACGCCGTGACACTCGCGGTCCTCGACGTCGTCGTGGTCGGTCACCGCCAGGTCGAGTACCTGCTGTTCCTCGTAGACGGTGATACCCCGTTTGACGACCTGCTCGTACATCGTGTGGAGCAGGTGGTGGCCGGTCTCGGCGCCGGCGTAGGTCGTGCGGGGGTGGCTGAGGCCGCCGAACGGTCGCTGGGAGACGGTGCCGTCCTCCTCGCGGGAGAAGGGCATCCCCCAGTGTTCGAGCTGGATGACCTCGTCCGGAGCGTCCTGAGCGAAGGTCTCGACCGCGGGGGCGTCCCCGAGGTAGTCCGAGCCCTTCATCGTGTCGTAGGCGTGTAGCTCCCAGGAGTCCTCCGGGTGCAGAGCGGCGTTGATGCCGCCCTCGGCCGCCCCGGTGTGGCTCCGGACGGGGTGGAGCTTCGTGACCATCGCCACGTCCGCTCCCTCTTCGTGTGCCGCGATCGCCGCGCGCAGGCCTGCGCCGCCCGCGCCGACGACGAGTACGTCGTGTTCGTGCATGGTTACCAGAATTTGAGGTTCGACTTGACTGCTTCGCGCTTCAGCTCCTGGATGTGCTCGGTCAGCGGGATGTCCTTCGGGCACACCTCGGTGCAGGAGAACTGGGTCTGACAGCGCCAGACGCCGTGTTCCTGCTCGATGATCTCCAGTCGGTCTTCCTTCTGGATCTCGCCTTCCCGCTCGTCCATCGCGAACCGGTACGCCTTGTTGATGGCCGCCGGGCCGAGATACTCGTTGTCTCCCGCCGCGATGTTACACGAGGACATGCAGGCGCCACACCAGATACACCGCGTGGACATCTTGACCTTCTCGCGGTTCTCGGGGGACTGGCGCTGCTCCTCGCGCTCGCCCTCCGGGAGCTCGTCGGGCTGGAAGTACGGCTCGACGGCCTCCATCTGCTCGTAGAAGTGCTCCATGTCCACGACCAGGTCCTTCACCACGTCCTGGTGGGGGAGCGGCTCGATGCGAACCGGTCCTTCGAGGTCGGCCATCTGGGTCTTGCACCCGAGTCGTTGCTGGCCGTTGACGAACAGCGCGTCGGAGCCACAGACCGCCTGTCGGCAGGAGTGGCGGAAGGTCAGCGACGAGTCGTAGTGGTCCCGAGCGTAGATCAGCGCGTCGAGGACGGTCATCCCCTTGAAGAAGGGGACCGAGAAGTCGTCGAAGCGCGGCTCGGACTTGCCCTCGACCTCCGGGTCGTAGCGGAACACCTTGATCTGGACGGTGTCGTCGGCGTCCCGGACCTCCTCGCGGGCCTGCTCCTCGCGTTCGCGGGCTTCGGCGCGGGCCTTCTTCTCCGAGAGGCGCCGTTCCTGGGGCGACTGCTCGGCCGGTTCGGCCGTCTCGGCCTCGGTCTGCTCTTCTGTCTGCTCTTGTTCGATTTGTGTGCTCATAGTAGGTCGGTCATCGCGAGTGCCACGCGGGTTCCCTGGACGATCAGTGCTATGCTCGCCAGCGTCAAAACGGCCCCGACTGCCGTCTTGCGAGTGCCGCTCAGGCCCTGATTGACGAGGGCGTTGTAGACGCCGTTGACGCCGTGGAAGGTCGCGGTGACGAGGAACAGCCACATCGTCGCGAAGTAGCCGACCTGGCTCATCCGCGCCTCGGTGCCGGCGAAGGTGATCTCGGCGGCGTGGTTGACGAAGTGCAGCAGGAAGAAGTGGAAGGCGAGAACCCCGACCAGGAAGACCGCCGTCAGTCGCTGGAAGAGCCACTTGACGCCGCCGCGCTCGAACGACGAGTAGTGCTGTGCCATGAGTTACACCCCCGCGAGGAACGTCGGCACGCTCGCGACGACGATGGCGGCCGTCACGACGAGCGACGCGTAGAAGCTCTTGTCCTGATTTTCGAGTCCGAACCCGAGGTCGACGAACAGCAGCCGAACCCCGTTGAGGATGTGGAAGACGGCCACCGACAGGAGGCCGACCTCCAGCACACGGACGATCAGCAGTTCTTCCAGTCCCTGGAGCGTGTTCGTGTACAGCACCTCGCCACCCGTCGCGGTGCTCAACACGGCGATATGCGTAAAGAGGTAGCCGACGAGCACCCAACCGGTGAACTTGTGGAAGATCCAGGCCCACATGCCCGGCTGGAACTCCCGCCACCGGCCGAAATCCTCGACCGCTCCGCGGTCGTACGTTCCGCTCATACAACGGGCGCAATGGTAGCAGGGGCTATAGTAGTTTCTACACCGCCCCGTCTCGGCCGCCGAACACGTTCACGCGCGTCCACAGGACGCCGGGTTCGGTGGGTGTTTCGGGGATTATCGCCGGTTCCACCGGCCGACGTATCACTCCGATAACAGAGCCGCGCCAGCGAACCGGCGTCGCCCGCTCGCGCGCGCGACGCTCACTCGGCGACGGTGGGCGACGTCGGGTCCCGTGGCGAACCCGTCCCGTCGCTGCGTTCGATCGCGTCGAGCGTGTCGCCGTCGAGTTTGACGAGGTGACAGAGCGGATTGCCGGGGTAGACGACGGGGTTCTCGAGGATACCGACGAGCAGTCCAGTGAAGGGCGCCTCGACGTGGGTGCGTTCGGTCTTGAACGGGTTGGCGATCGTGCAGATCGTCTCGCCCTCGCGGACGACGCCGCCGCGGGCGGCGTGCATATCGACGAGACCGCCCGCGTCGGCACGCAGCCACGTCTTCTCGCTGGATCCTTCGACGATCGTCCGCCAGCCGGGCCAGCGGACCCGTTCGGTCGGCAGGATGCCGAACTCGGCGAGGACGCTCTCGACGCCGACCAGGGCTCGGTCGATGAACTCCCGCTGGAAGCGGTGGGCTTCGCCCATCTCGACGGTGACCGTGGCGGTGCCGGCCTCGCTGGCTTCCCGGCGGAGCGTCCCTTCGGGGCCCTGTCCGTCGATGATGACGTTCGAGGCGAACGCCTTCGCGACGCGGGCGACCGACGAGTCGGCCATGTCGGCACGGACGTGGAGCATGTTCGTCCGGCCGCGGGTGGAGGTGTGCAGGTCCAGCCCCACGTCACAGGGCGCGACGAAGTTGTCGAAGATGCGTCGGGCCATCCGCTTGGCGCTGGTCGACCCCGCTTTGCCGGGGAACGAGCGATTCAGGTCGCGGTCGTAGACGGGGAGGTAGCGCTCCTGTGCGATGAAGCCGGGCACGTTCAGTACGGGGAGACAGATGAGCGTCCCCCGGAGGTCGTCCAGGTCCCACTCGTGGGCGACCTCGCGGACGACCTCGACGCCGTTGAGCTCGTCGCCGTGGGCGGCGGCGCTGAGGAAGGCGGTGGGTCCGGGCTCTTCCCCGACGACGACCGTCACGGGGATCCTGACGGGGTCGCCGAGGTAGGTCTCGCTGACGGTGTAGCGCACGTTTGTCCGTTCACCCGGGTCGACCCGACCGCCGTCGTAGGTGAACGGCTCGGCCTCGTCCATACCGTCTCCAGCGCCCGGGGGTTGAAACGTGTGGCGACCCGCGGAGCGATTCCGGTTGGGTGAACGTTCCGATTCGGCGTCAAATGGCCTCGTGCGGCCGGCTCGCGACCGTTAGTACTTTCGGCCGCCCGGGCGATTACGGGATATGACGACTTCTGACTCGGTTTCGGTGGGGGTGTTGAGCCTGCACAACAGCAAGGAGACGAAAGCGATCCTCAACGCCGTCGACGCGCTGGGCCACCACCCCGAGTGGCTACGCCGGGAGAACACGACGATACGCGTCGAGGGGTCGGAGCCGAAACTCGAACCCGACGTAGACGTGATCGCCAACCGACTCCTCCTGTCGAAGTCGACCGAACCCTGCGAGGAGATGGGGCTGGCCAACACCTTCGAACAGTTCGTCCCGATGCTCAACGAACCGGCGAAGACGCTCACGTCGATGCACAAGGTGGCCTCGGCGGTCGCGCTCTCGGAGGCCGACGTGCAGGTACCCGACGCCCTGCTCGCCCTGTCTTCCGACCGGCTGAACTTCGAACGCGAGCAGTTCGGCGAGGAAGCGGTGTACAAGACCGCCATCGGAACCAACGGCGGCGGCACGTGGAAGGTCGACGCCACCGAGCGGGTCAACGCCCGCGTCGGCAACCGCTACGCGTTCCTCCAGAAGCTGCTCGACCGGGGTGACGTGCCGACGCGCGACCTCCGCGTCTACGTCGTCGGCGGCGAGGTCGTCGGCTCGATGTTCCGCTACGCGCCCGACGACGAGTGGCGGACCAACGTCGCCCTGGGCGGCCGCGTCGAGGACGCCGCCGGCGAAGTCGACGACGCAGTCATCGAGACGGCACGGACGGCGGTCGAGGCCGTCGGTCTGGACTACGCCGGCGTCGACCTCATGGAGGGTGAAGACGGCTGGTACGTCCTCGAAGTCAACCCCACCGCGGGCTTCAAGGGCCTGTTCGACGCGACCGGGACGAGCCCGGCCCCCTACATCGCCCAGCGAGCCATCGAGCGCGCCGGCGGCAGCGTCGACCGCGACCGGGTCGAGGAGCTGTCGGGCCTCCTCGACGACTCGGTGCCCGCCTGCAAACCGCCCTCTGTCAACTCCGGGGCCGCCGACTCGCTCGTCATCGGCTACACCGAGGAAGTCCTGATCAGCGGGACGAAAGGCTCGGAGTCGGTGGTCGCCAAGTCCGACACCGGCGCGACCCGAACCAGCATCGATACCCGTCTCGCCGCCGACATCGGTGCCGGCCCGATCAAGTCGATCACGAAGGTCCGCTCGGGCTCGAACAAGTCCTCGAAGAGTCGTCCGCTCGTCGACGTGGTCGTCGGCGTCGGCGGCACCCGCCACACCGTCACCGCCAGCGTCGAGGACCGCAGCCACATGAACTACCCCGTCATCCTCGGCCGCGACATCCTCGGCGACTACCAGGTCGACGTCTCCCGGCAGGCCGACAACGAGTCCGACTCCGAGATCGAATCAGAGGAGTAGACGCGCGTCTTCAGTCTTCGTTCCCGTCCGCGATCCGCTCCGCCAGCGACCGCGCCGTCGCCACGCGCTCGTCGGCGTCCTCGTCGCCGGTCCCGTCGACGTTCGAGAGGAGATCCGCCACGTGGCCGACCCGTTCGCGGACGGTCGCCCTCGCGCCCTCGTCGTCCGCGTCGCTCGCCAAGGCCGCGGCGTCGCCGGCGACCGCCTGCGCCTCGCCGACCCACCGGCTCGCCGTCC
This DNA window, taken from Halosimplex litoreum, encodes the following:
- a CDS encoding succinate dehydrogenase/fumarate reductase iron-sulfur subunit; this encodes MSTQIEQEQTEEQTEAETAEPAEQSPQERRLSEKKARAEAREREEQAREEVRDADDTVQIKVFRYDPEVEGKSEPRFDDFSVPFFKGMTVLDALIYARDHYDSSLTFRHSCRQAVCGSDALFVNGQQRLGCKTQMADLEGPVRIEPLPHQDVVKDLVVDMEHFYEQMEAVEPYFQPDELPEGEREEQRQSPENREKVKMSTRCIWCGACMSSCNIAAGDNEYLGPAAINKAYRFAMDEREGEIQKEDRLEIIEQEHGVWRCQTQFSCTEVCPKDIPLTEHIQELKREAVKSNLKFW
- a CDS encoding succinate dehydrogenase hydrophobic membrane anchor subunit, which encodes MAQHYSSFERGGVKWLFQRLTAVFLVGVLAFHFFLLHFVNHAAEITFAGTEARMSQVGYFATMWLFLVTATFHGVNGVYNALVNQGLSGTRKTAVGAVLTLASIALIVQGTRVALAMTDLL
- the sdhC gene encoding succinate dehydrogenase, cytochrome b556 subunit, producing the protein MSGTYDRGAVEDFGRWREFQPGMWAWIFHKFTGWVLVGYLFTHIAVLSTATGGEVLYTNTLQGLEELLIVRVLEVGLLSVAVFHILNGVRLLFVDLGFGLENQDKSFYASLVVTAAIVVASVPTFLAGV
- a CDS encoding alpha/beta fold hydrolase domain-containing protein, with protein sequence MQFTEFGDGDVRVLFVLGWGNRTHHENVRWLVDELVDAGYTVDVGEIPDHGSDFEAGYVRPTQRHHDATGPDRILSHSTGGLVAAHLDSPARRVYLSPWWGMADEGLLGRVAAALPTDRPVVPVPFEEGALGDLATERQRVEGPDRIAPAFLRAVADAQSRLPDFRDDSVVFCSLRDQVVGVDAIGDHAPAERTVLYDGGHELFSSSSRERTVEWLLAVLGEGPGALTGPVRTSAGSER
- a CDS encoding DUF420 domain-containing protein, with translation MNVREHVPAVSGILSVVALGLVFAAALQAIPQSLLPRAPDAVLEAIPHVNAIVSATAIGTIVVGVRAIRRGDVARHRAAMLSTTGLFALFLVAYLYRVALLGPSDFSGPPLVEGVIYPGILAVHILLAIVCVPLVIYVLLLALTHSIPELRETRHPTVGRIAAALWLISFTLGVVVYLMLYVLF
- a CDS encoding succinylglutamate desuccinylase/aspartoacylase family protein, translating into MDEAEPFTYDGGRVDPGERTNVRYTVSETYLGDPVRIPVTVVVGEEPGPTAFLSAAAHGDELNGVEVVREVAHEWDLDDLRGTLICLPVLNVPGFIAQERYLPVYDRDLNRSFPGKAGSTSAKRMARRIFDNFVAPCDVGLDLHTSTRGRTNMLHVRADMADSSVARVAKAFASNVIIDGQGPEGTLRREASEAGTATVTVEMGEAHRFQREFIDRALVGVESVLAEFGILPTERVRWPGWRTIVEGSSEKTWLRADAGGLVDMHAARGGVVREGETICTIANPFKTERTHVEAPFTGLLVGILENPVVYPGNPLCHLVKLDGDTLDAIERSDGTGSPRDPTSPTVAE
- a CDS encoding rubrerythrin-like domain-containing protein: MPHHQDVADDAETKSTYECLVCGTIVKAESHPGECSECDGEFQNRAMSLE
- a CDS encoding Gfo/Idh/MocA family protein, whose translation is MTYTVAVVGTGPDPENPTVEGFAMGYRHAESFENDDRCEVVACADIVPENAEAFGRTFDLPEGNLFEDYEAMLDAVEPDVVTVAVPPAIHEDVVVDCARSGVVSAIHAEKPMAHTWGSARRMAEACWRRDVQLTFNRQRRFGKPFREAKRLIDDGAIGDLQRIETTWSDLYDTGAHTIDLTGMFADEAEPEWVIAQIDYREEDVRFGMHQENQAWALWEYETGVQGVISGGEGSDFADAAHVIRGTDGEIRIDSETGNMLEIRRAGEGSWEAIDVDGEDLHSAHAEGRQYGSEYIDRAASEVVDALAEGRESELGVKNGLKTAEIIFGAYESARKRGRVDFPLEAEDNAFEALVGAGELEYAPDAVDETDD
- a CDS encoding FAD-binding protein, which encodes MHEHDVLVVGAGGAGLRAAIAAHEEGADVAMVTKLHPVRSHTGAAEGGINAALHPEDSWELHAYDTMKGSDYLGDAPAVETFAQDAPDEVIQLEHWGMPFSREEDGTVSQRPFGGLSHPRTTYAGAETGHHLLHTMYEQVVKRGITVYEEQQVLDLAVTDHDDVEDRECHGVVAYDIASGEIQGYRATNGVILATGGPGQVFDHTTNAVANTGDGYAMAYRAGVPLEDMEFVQFHPTTLPSTGVLISEGVRGEGGILYNDEEERLMFEYGYANNDGELASRDVVSRAELTEVNEGRGIEDEYVHLDMRHLGEERILDRLENILHLAEDFEGVDGLDEPMPVKPGQHYQMGGVECDENGHTCIDGLYAAGETACVSLHGANRLGGNALPELLVFGARAGKHAAGGDMKEAEISTGPSAKSEAGDLSEEVEIGAVDAGNRSVAADGAAIDAGTVVDAEVQRQEERVDRLLEDEGVNHAQVREDIQQTMTANVNVFRREDNLVEALDDIREARERYQHVAASDPSRTYNTDLMHTMETRNIIDIAEAIAVGALAREEFRGAHWREQYQERRDEEWLKHTMLAWNDGNPELYYKPVLLEAEKEYEPKERSY
- the gdhB gene encoding glutamate dehydrogenase GdhB: MSSDTPPQSTADSTEPRVEDSESALATARRQLRRAASLVDVDPNVVERFLHPDAVHEVTVPIERDDGSVEVFRGFRAQHDSVRGPYKGGIRFHPEVSREESIGLAMWMTWKCAVMDIPFGGAKGGVVVDPKELSEDERERLTRRFTDEIRNVIGPTTDIPAPDMGTDAETMSWMMDAYSMQEAETIPGVVTGKPPVIGGSEGRAEAPGRSVAIVTREVAEYYDTPLAEATVAVQGFGSVGANAARLLDDWGATVVAVSDVTGAAYDPDGLDTRSIPSHEEQPEAVAAHADRTIPNGELLELDVDVLVPAAVGNAITEANVSEVRADVVVEGANGPVSFAADEILADRGVSVIPDILANAGGVTVSYFEWLQDINRRSWSAERVNEELETEMLAAFEAVADEFESSDGTWRDAAYAVALSRIAEAHEARGLWP